Part of the Methylorubrum populi genome is shown below.
GGTGCGCGGCGGCCCGAGACGCAACGGGGCGAGCCGCTCGGCGAAGGCCCGGCGCGCCGCCGCATCGATCTGGCCGCACAGGGTCACGAGCAGCGCATCGAAGGCGGGCTTGTCCGGCGGAGGAAGGCGCGACCAGCGCTTGGTCAGCAGTTCCGCCGATTGCAGCACGAGCTTGGATTGGAGCACCGCGTCACCGCTGCGCAGGGCGTCCTCGATGCGCCGGACGAGGTCGTTGAGGCGCCCGCGCGTAGGGATGCTGCGTGCCGGGGCGGCGGTCCGGCGTCTGGTCCTGCATCGGTCTCGGCCGGAAAGCTCTGTCCATGGCGGCGGTTCGGCGCTCCGGAGCCGGCCCGTGCCGGCTCGGAGGGCGCTCGTCTCTCGTTTTTGCACCGTCGGCCCCCGAGAGCCGGAGGCCCCGCCCGAGACGATGGGCTAGACAGTCTGCCCTACGGCGGGCCCTGCGTCGAGCAGGCTTTCGCGCCGGAGCGCGTTGATGAGGTAGGGATGCCAGAGCCCGAAGCTCTCGTGCACCGCCTTGTCGATGTCGAAGAACTGGAACGGTTTGGCCAGGAAGCCCGAGGCGCCGAAGGTCGCGAGCTGGCGCTGGACGCCCTCCTCGATCCGCGGCCCCGTCATCAGGATGCGGGCGGCGGGATGGCGGTCGTTGATGCGGCAGGCGACCTCGAGGGCGGGATAGTCGGGCAGGCTCATCTCGATGATGGCGAGATCGACCGGCTCCCGCTCGACCAGCCGGACGGCGTCCCGCCCGCCCGCCGCCTCCAGGACGCGAAACGAGAAGTGGCTCTGCCCGAGAAGCTTGCGCACCAGCATGCGCGTCGCCTGACCCGGATCGACGACGAGGCAGTCGAGGGAGCGCGACAGGATCCGGTGGGCCGCCATCAGGCGGCCGATATGGAGGTCGCCCAGCGGCTTGAGGATCACGTCGTAGGCGCCGACACGCCGCGCCGTGGCCGACCAGCGGGGGGCGAGCATGTCGGTGACGAGGACGACGAGCCCCTGCGGGTTGCCGGTCTCGCGCCAGCGGCGGATGTCGGCACCGTTGGTCTGCGGTAGAAGCACGTCGACGAACAGCAGGTCGATGCGGCTGCCGGCAAGCGCGCGGTTCAGCGCGCTCCCGTCGGCCGCCTCGATGACCTTCGCCCCCGGATCGATCCGCGTCACCGCCTCCGCGAGGGCGAGGCGGATCTCCTCGTCCGGATCGGCGATCAGGATGGTGGGCGATGCGGTCACCGACGGTCCCCGTAGTCGGCGGGCGCGGAGGCCCGCCGGCAGCCTGCGGCGCGATATGCCCGGCTTCAGCGCATCACATACACCTGCGTGCCGACGGAGACACGCTCGAACAGGTCGGCGATGTCCTGATTGTACATGCGAATGCAACCGTAGGAGGCGAAGGTGCCGATCGAATTCGGCCGGTTGGTGCCGTGGATCGCGTATTCGCCGCCGCGCAGGGTCATCGCCGCCACGCCCATCGGGTTGCTCGGCGAGCCGCCGCGGATGAGGCTGGGCAGGCGCGGGTGGTCGCGCTTCACTTCGGCCGGGGGCGACCAATCGGGCTGGTAATACTTGCCGTCGATCTGGGTGGCGCCGCTCCACTGCTTGCCCGGCTTGCCGACCGCGACGGGGTAGCGGATCGCCGTGCCGTCGCCGTTGACGAGGTAGAGCCGGCGCTCGTTCGTGCGCACGACGATCGTGCCCGCTCCGAGCCCGTCGGCGAAGGGGACGATCTCCCGCGCCTGCGCGGCGCCCGCCGCGCACAGCACCGCCACGAACGCGCCCGCGAGACGCGCCCTGTACTTGTCTGTTCCGAACATCGAAGATCGCCTTTCCAAGCTGGAGCGTAACTGGCGAAGACGATCCAACGTTCCAGCTTGCCGTTCTGCTTTACGCGCGGCGAAATGCGGGCCTCATGCACGGGCTCTTGGGGGAAGGGCGAATCCCCGGCTCAGGGATTCCGGCAAATTTTAAGTAACGGGTTTGCCTGCCGGCAACGCCCTCAGCGCTCATGAAGCCGGCCCGCCTCCGGGCATCGGTCCTGCCAGCCGTGGCGGACGAGTTCCGGATCGGCATGCTCCTCGACCGGATGGCCGACGCAGAGATAGGCGATCAGCTCCCACGCGCCCGGAACGGCAAGGGCTTTCGTCACGGCGGCGGGCTCGAGGATCGACACCCAGCCGACGCCGAGTCCGTGGGCGCGGGCGGCGAGCCAGAAGGCGTGGATGCTGGCCGCCACCGAGTAGCGCAGCATCTCCGGCATGGTCGCCCGGCCGAGGCCGTGGCCGGCCTCCGTCGCGCCATCGCAGAACACCGCGAGGTGGACCGGCGCCTCGCGCAGGCCCGCGAGCTTCAGGCGGGCATAGAGCGCGCTCCGCTCGTCGGCGTAGGTCGCGCGGGCGGCGGCGTTGCAGCGCTCGAAGCTCGCGGCGACCGCCGCGCGCCGGCCGGCATCGGCGACCCGCACGAACCGCCAGGGCTGGCTGTTTCCGACGGAGGGCGCCAGCGTCGCGAGATCCAGGCAGGTCCGCAGCACGGCCTCGTCGACCGGGTCGCCGCGAAAGCGCCGGACGTCCCGCCGCCACGCGAAGAGATCCGCGAGGCGTGCCCGGAAGGCCGCGTCGAAGACGGGCGGACCGATCGACAGGGAGGGGGGAAGCTGAGACATCGCCGCCGCTTTCTCGCGCCGGCGGGCGCGGCTGCCAAGATGGTCTTCTCGATCTTCGTGGTTGCGGGTTCGCGATGCCCGGCATCGGCACGAAAAAAGGGCGGCGCTCCGAGGAGGCCGCCTGAAGTCCTTGGGTCTCGAAACCTCCGGGTGTCGGCTGGCCGGGATCCGCGGCATTGCCCGAGGGCTGGGGAGCTCGGGTTCAGGCGCCGCCGCGGTGGACAGACCGACGAGGTTTCAGGTCACAGTGAAAGCGTTTCGCGGTGGCGATGGCAAGGCGGGATCGCGGCAAGACCGTGATGTTTGCCACCTCACCGTGCGGCGACGCACATGAGTCTCGCGCCTCGGTGCGAAATCGCCCGACGGGCGTTCGCGGTGAACGATGGCCGGCGAAGCACCTTGCGGGCGCCTCCGACGAGTCCCATCATCTCCCCTCGCCGCAGACAGGCCGGCACCGCTACGGGAGCGACGATGAGTGAGGGGCAGAGCGTCGATCACCGCTCGAACGACCGAGACAGTCAGGTCATCCCGTTTCCGTCCTCGACGAGCCCGCAAGTCGCCTTCCAGCGCGACGAGCTGCGAACCATCTTCAATCTCTACGGGCGGCGCGTCGCCGAGGGCGAGTGGCGCGACTACGCCCTCGATTTCCGCCGGGACAAGGCGGTGTTCTCGATCTATCGCCGGACCTCCGAGATGCCGCTCTACCGGATCGAGAAGGATCCCAAGCTCGCCCGCCGCCAGGGCGCCTACGCGGTGATTGCGGCGAGCGGGCTCGTGATGAAGCGCGGCAACGACCTCGCCCGCGTCATCGGGGTGCTGGAGGGGCCGTTGCGGGCGGTGTGATCCCGCCTCCGGGCGGGCCCGGCGACGGGATCGATGACATCACCGCCGGGCGGTTACCAGCGCACGACGATCTGGGCCCTGACCGTGCGGGGGGCGCCGGGAAGGATGTTGTTGTTGTTGTGCGCCGAGACGATGTAGCGGCGATCGAACAGGTTCTCGATGTTGACCTGCGCGCGCGCGTTCTCGCTGATGTTGTAGAACAGCCCGAGATCGAAGCGCGAGTAGCTCGGAAGCCGCACGGTGTTGTCCGAGGTCGCGAAGGAGTGCGACTGATTGATGAAGCCGACGCCGACCGAGAAGCGCGGGTCGATGTCGAACTTGTTCCACAACGTAAAGGAATTGAGAGGGACGAGACCGACATAGTTGCCGGGAAGGATCGTATCGGAAAGCCGGTTGGTGATGCGTGCGTCGGTAAAGGCGTAGCCGCCCGCGATCGACCACCAATCCGTCACGTAGCCGTTGGCGCCGATCTCCGCGCCTTGCGTGTTGGTCTGTCCCGAGGTCAGGAAGAAGCCGGGCCGGTTCGGGTCGGCGAGGCGCTGGTTGCTGCGGTCGAGGTTGAACAGCGCGCCGGTGATCTGAAGCACGGGTGAGACGTCGTACTTCACGCCCACTTCCGTGTTCTCGAACTTCTCCGGCTCGGCGATGACGAGACCCGGTGTCAGCGCGCTGAACTGGTCGCCCGAGGAGGGCAGGTAGGAGACGCTGTAGCTCGTGTAGAGCGCGAGGTTCGGCAGCGGCTTCACGACGATGCCGGCCCGCGGCGAGACCAGATCGTCGATGCGGGCATTGGTGACGTTGGTGCGCCGGTCCGTTGCGGCGAAGTCGAAATGGTCGAAGCGCAGGCCGCCGATGAGCTGGACGTACTCGTTCAGCTCGATCTGGTCCTGCACATAGGCCGCGGCGAGGCCGAGGTCGTACCGGCTGTTGGCATCGCTGGCGATGTTGCGGAAGGTGACGCCGACGCGCGAGACCGGCGCGAGCGGGTTGACCACGAGGCTCTGCGGTGCACCGGGCGTCGCGAAGAAGCCGGTCTCGCGCAGGCTCAGGCCCTCTTGGTAGCCGAGCTCGAACCCGCCGAGCAGGGTGTGCTTAACCGGGCCGGTGAGGAACTGATAGGTGAAGTCGGTCTGGTTGAAATAGTTCGTCCGGTCGGTCTGGCTGTTATAGGCCGAGAGCGAGACGGCCGTGCCGGCCGCGTTCACGGCGCCGCCCGGAAAGACGTTCTGGTAGAACTTGTTGTAGTCGGCGAAGCGCGACTGGCTGCGCATCACGACGCCGTTCTCGAACACGTGGTCGAGCTGCGCCGTCGCGATATGCGCGTTGACGTAGGTCTGCGACAGGAACGGATTGCCGAAGAAGGTCGAAGTATTGTCGCGGTAGCGGTAGGGCCGGCCGAACTGCGAGGGAATCCCGCGATCGGTGGTGCGGTCGTCGTGGAAATACTCGTAGGACAGCTTGAGCGTCGTCTGCGGCCCGATGAGGAACGTCATCGTCGGGTTCACCCCGTAACGGCGGATGTCGACGAAGTCGCGGTAGGTCGCGGTGTCCTCGAACACGCCGTTCATACGGAAGAACACGTTGTCCGAGAGGCGGTCGCCGACATCGAGCGCCACGCGCTTGTTCGCGAACTGGCCGCCCTGGGCCACGATTTCGCGGACCGGCACGCCGTCGGCTTCCTTGAGCACCCGGTTGATGACGCCGCCGCCGCCGCCGCGGCCGAAGATCATCGCGTTGGGCCCCTTCAGGACCTCGATGCGCTGGATGTTGTACAGGTCGCGATAGTACTGCACGTCGTCGCGGATGCCGTTGACGAAGAAATCGGCATTCGAGCGCTGGCCACGGATGATCAGCTCGTCGCGGTTGCCCTCGCCCTGGGCCTGGATCACGCCCGGCACGTAGCGCGTCGCCTCGCCGATCGACTGGAAGCCCTGGTCGAGGATCTGCTCCCGCGTGATGACCGAGACGGATTGCGGCGTATCGAGCAGGGGCGTCGGCGTCTTGGTCGCGGAGCGCGTCGCCTTGCCGAGATAGCCAACCGTGACGCCGCCCTGCGGTTCGAGGCGGGGGACGCCGCGTCCGAGGCCTTCGACGGCCAGCTCATCCAGCGCGACCGCCGTCGGCACCGCGGCCTGGAGGACGGGCTGAGCCTGGACAGGGCTGGTGATTGCGGCAGCCGTACCTGCCAGAAGTGCAAACGCGACTTCGTTCGCTGCGCGACGTCTCAAGATCAGTTCCCCGTCTTCTTGGCGACATTTGATGATGTCGTCCTATGACCTTGGCGCTCATGGCTGCATCACTCGACGGGGATCAAGCGGGCCGGATGCGATGATAGACAACAAAAGCAATGTTTTTGTTTGGAATAATTCGTGAATTCGTGCCAAGGTACTGCGTAGTCGCGCAACTTTCCTAGAATAGAACTGCTTCAATCTGTGCAACGCAGAAACTTTGTTGCTGAATCGCAACGGTGTTGATCAGAATTGTTGTAAATTGCTCGCTCACGCGCGCATCGAAGAGGGCCGCGGCGGCGAAAGCCCCGTCCGAGGCGGTGTGATTCGCCCTGATCACGGCGGAATGTTTTCGCGGTTGGAAGCGCGCGAAGCCAATCATCACGAATGTGTTCCGGGGCGGTGGTGCGGGTCGACGCGATGCGAGGTTGAGCCGG
Proteins encoded:
- a CDS encoding response regulator, with product MTASPTILIADPDEEIRLALAEAVTRIDPGAKVIEAADGSALNRALAGSRIDLLFVDVLLPQTNGADIRRWRETGNPQGLVVLVTDMLAPRWSATARRVGAYDVILKPLGDLHIGRLMAAHRILSRSLDCLVVDPGQATRMLVRKLLGQSHFSFRVLEAAGGRDAVRLVEREPVDLAIIEMSLPDYPALEVACRINDRHPAARILMTGPRIEEGVQRQLATFGASGFLAKPFQFFDIDKAVHESFGLWHPYLINALRRESLLDAGPAVGQTV
- the bluB gene encoding 5,6-dimethylbenzimidazole synthase, whose protein sequence is MSQLPPSLSIGPPVFDAAFRARLADLFAWRRDVRRFRGDPVDEAVLRTCLDLATLAPSVGNSQPWRFVRVADAGRRAAVAASFERCNAAARATYADERSALYARLKLAGLREAPVHLAVFCDGATEAGHGLGRATMPEMLRYSVAASIHAFWLAARAHGLGVGWVSILEPAAVTKALAVPGAWELIAYLCVGHPVEEHADPELVRHGWQDRCPEAGRLHER
- a CDS encoding L,D-transpeptidase, giving the protein MFGTDKYRARLAGAFVAVLCAAGAAQAREIVPFADGLGAGTIVVRTNERRLYLVNGDGTAIRYPVAVGKPGKQWSGATQIDGKYYQPDWSPPAEVKRDHPRLPSLIRGGSPSNPMGVAAMTLRGGEYAIHGTNRPNSIGTFASYGCIRMYNQDIADLFERVSVGTQVYVMR
- a CDS encoding TonB-dependent receptor, encoding MRRRAANEVAFALLAGTAAAITSPVQAQPVLQAAVPTAVALDELAVEGLGRGVPRLEPQGGVTVGYLGKATRSATKTPTPLLDTPQSVSVITREQILDQGFQSIGEATRYVPGVIQAQGEGNRDELIIRGQRSNADFFVNGIRDDVQYYRDLYNIQRIEVLKGPNAMIFGRGGGGGVINRVLKEADGVPVREIVAQGGQFANKRVALDVGDRLSDNVFFRMNGVFEDTATYRDFVDIRRYGVNPTMTFLIGPQTTLKLSYEYFHDDRTTDRGIPSQFGRPYRYRDNTSTFFGNPFLSQTYVNAHIATAQLDHVFENGVVMRSQSRFADYNKFYQNVFPGGAVNAAGTAVSLSAYNSQTDRTNYFNQTDFTYQFLTGPVKHTLLGGFELGYQEGLSLRETGFFATPGAPQSLVVNPLAPVSRVGVTFRNIASDANSRYDLGLAAAYVQDQIELNEYVQLIGGLRFDHFDFAATDRRTNVTNARIDDLVSPRAGIVVKPLPNLALYTSYSVSYLPSSGDQFSALTPGLVIAEPEKFENTEVGVKYDVSPVLQITGALFNLDRSNQRLADPNRPGFFLTSGQTNTQGAEIGANGYVTDWWSIAGGYAFTDARITNRLSDTILPGNYVGLVPLNSFTLWNKFDIDPRFSVGVGFINQSHSFATSDNTVRLPSYSRFDLGLFYNISENARAQVNIENLFDRRYIVSAHNNNNILPGAPRTVRAQIVVRW
- a CDS encoding DUF2794 domain-containing protein, whose product is MSEGQSVDHRSNDRDSQVIPFPSSTSPQVAFQRDELRTIFNLYGRRVAEGEWRDYALDFRRDKAVFSIYRRTSEMPLYRIEKDPKLARRQGAYAVIAASGLVMKRGNDLARVIGVLEGPLRAV